A region from the Malus domestica chromosome 07, GDT2T_hap1 genome encodes:
- the LOC108173683 gene encoding disease resistance protein RUN1-like: MALVRTTQGASSDSNTRRGYHYDVFLSFRGEDTRKTFTDHLYTALISAGYRTFRDDDELKTGEDIKSGLKQAIQMSRTSVIVFSKDYASSRWCLNELVEIVDHKRASSDHVVIPVFYDVDPSHVRKQTGSIAEAFAGHRKTEPPDMMERWRKALAEVADLAGKVLQNQAYGYESKFIKDIVKVIRDKLSRTHLSVESKLVGIHSQVDHINLWLQDPSHDVGILVVYGLPGIGKTTIAKCVYNSNFESFEGSSYVESIRETASHPDGLVQIQKQILYDILNGKKEKIHNASEGIIKIGRAISFRRVLLVLDDVDHVDQLDAVLRMKDQFYPGSKIIITTRRKRLLKAHEGITVHEVGPLGFNESLELLSQHAFGQDHPLEGYEKYSKEVVQHSGRLPLALKVLGSSLFGEPKHVWKSTLEKLEVIPNGEIMGKLRISYDSLQDDHDQKLFLHIACFFIGKDQDYIVRILDGCDFKTICGIQNLRDRCLVTIGRDKLSMHDVIRDMGREIVRQESYEPGNRSRLWRSKESFEVLREKNGTQAIEGLMLDMYELLTNSPINSNENVLGTSSFARMHKLKLLYLRHVRLDGCYAELPTGLRWLCWLEFPLDSIPVDFSLEKLVVLEMQYSNLRQLCKRANFLPSLKILDVSHSHDLSEMIDFSLCPKLEELILVDCTSLIDVHESIGNLERLVYLNMKDCKNLRMLPKNMCMLKSLETLILSGCSNLDEFPVEMMKKMESLEVLATDGIPLRPERSSTILSSFPCSLVELSLKRCNLSDDVFSTDLSNLSSIQRLYLDENPICSLPVFIKGLKRLDHLSFRNCNRLESLVGLPKVHQSTSIDGCISLRKIKYLPREQRSRMYVAHDNYNLVEWEHYYKLEPIDRVDVEIIKLLGLCNLESMPAVRMFNPHTSRDPKEVPVQGLYQYGIFSTFFAGNEVPGRFSYKNTKSSISFTVTLLLASHKIRGLNIFATYAKEENSNKDNYDPSMQIVTKVSNKSKGLKWIYGPDFYGIPGDGEDMIWLSHWKMENETILQCGDQVVVSIVAGPDKLFRIKEFGVELVQEHQNNMMISTQHNTKSNPNYPFVIGGDLSMWEHIPRIYFLGWIKEAVENTNIIPRRFLNRLIMDTDEEDTDKEGQEDEPVYTIGRTRDASNNCGLGGWKVLLTAAGLFCTLALVVRSSISQKKKRQ, translated from the exons ATGGCTCTTGTGAGAACAACTCAAGGAGCTTCCTCTGATTCCAACACTCGTCGGGGTTATCATTACGACGTGTTCTTGAGCTTTAGAGGTGAAGACACTCGCAAGACGTTTACCGACCACCTCTACACAGCTTTGATAAGCGCAGGATATCGCACATTTCGAGACGACGATGAACTCAAGACGGGAGAAGATATCAAATCAGGACTGAAGCAAGCAATCCAAATGTCCCGAACTTCTGTCATTGTGTTTTCGAAAGATTACGCGTCATCCAGATGGTGCCTTAACGAGCTTGTCGAGATCGTTGACCACAAGAGGGCCAGCTCGGACCATGTGGTTATACCGGTCTTCTACGATGTTGATCCGTCCCATGTGAGGAAGCAGACGGGAAGCATTGCCGAGGCATTTGCTGGACACCGGAAAACTGAACCCCCCGACATGATGGAAAGATGGAGGAAGGCACTTGCAGAGGTTGCAGATCTAGCTGGGAAGGTTTTACAAAATCAAGCTTATGG GTACGAGTCAAAGTTTATCAAAGATATTGTTAAAGTGATTCGTGATAAGCTAAGTCGCACACACTTGAGCGTTGAATCAAAACTGGTTGGAATCCATTCTCAAGTTGACCACATCAATTTATGGTTACAAGATCCATCACATGATGTTGGTATACTTGTTGTTTATGGGCTGCCTGGAATAGGGAAGACAACCATTGCAAAATGTGTTTACAATTCAAACTTTGAAAGTTTTGAAGGAAGCAGCTATGTTGAAAGTATCAGAGAAACTGCAAGTCATCCAGACGGCTTAGTTCAAATACAGAAGCAAATTCTTTATGATATTTTAAAtgggaaaaaagagaaaatacaCAATGCTAGTGAGGGAATAATTAAGATTGGAAGAGCCATAAGCTTTAGAAGAgttcttcttgttcttgatgATGTGGACCATGTGGACCAATTAGATGCAGTACTGAGAATGAAAGATCAGTTTTATCCTGGAAGTAAAATAATCATAACAACTAGGCGTAAAAGGTTGCTAAAGGCACATGAAGGTATTACGGTGCATGAAGTTGGACCTTTGGGTTTCAATGAATCATTGGAGCTCTTAAGCCAGCATGCTTTTGGCCAGGATCATCCCCTTGAAGGTTATGAGAAATATTCTAAAGAAGTCGTGCAACACAGCGGAAGACTTCCATTAGCTCTCAAAGTTTTGGGTTCTTCTCTTTTCGGGGAACCTAAGCATGTATGGAAAAGTACATTGGAGAAGTTAGAAGTTATTCCAAATGGTGAAATCATGGGTAAATTGAGAATAAGCTACGACTCTTTACAGGATGACCATGACCAGAAATTATTCCTTCATATTGCTTGTTTCTTTATTGGAAAGGATCAAGATTACATTGTCAGAATACTAGATGGATGTGATTTCAAGACAATCTGTGGCATTCAAAATCTCAGAGATAGGTGCTTGGTGACAATTGGTAGGGACAAGTTGTCTATGCATGACGTGATTCGTGACATGGGACGAGAAATTGTTCGCCAAGAATCATATGAGCCTGGGAATCGTAGTAGATTGTGGCGCTCTAAGGAGTCTTTCGAAGTATTGAGAGAAAAGAAT GGCACGCAAGCAATTGAAGGTCTTATGTTGGACATGTATGAACTGCTTACAAACAGTCCCATAAACTCAAACGAGAATGTCTTGGGAACCAGTTCATTTGCAAGGATGCACAAACTGAAACTGCTCTATCTTAGACATGTACGACTGGACGGATGTTATGCAGAACTTCCAACAGGGTTAAGATGGTTGTGCTGGCTCGAATTTCCTTTGGATTCAATTCCTGTTGATTTTTCTTTGGAGAAATTGGTAGTTCTTGAAATGCAATATAGCAACTTGAGACAACTCTGCAAAAGAGCAAAC TTTCTTCCATCGTTGAAGATCCTTGATGTCAGCCATTCTCATGACCTTAGTGAAATGATTGACTTCTCACTTTGCCCCAAACTAGAGGAATTGATTCTTGTGGATTGCACCAGCCTGATTGATGTTCATGAATCCATTGGAAACCTGGAGAGACTCGTGTACTTGAATATGAAGGATTGCAAGAATCTTAGGATGCTTCCGAAGAACATGTGCATGCTtaaatcacttgaaacactCATTTTATCTGGTTGCTCAAATCTTGATGAGTTTCCAGTggagatgatgaagaagatggagtCTCTAGAGGTTCTTGCAACAGATGGAATTCCATTAAGGCCAGAAAGAAGTTCAACTATCTTGAGTTCTTTTCCATGCTCTTTAGTAGAGTTAAGTCTGAAGAGGTGCAATCTTTCTGATGATGTCTTTTCGACAGATTTAAGTAATCTATCCTCAATACAAAGACTATATCTAGATGAGAATCCAATTTGCAGTCTGCCAGTtttcatcaaaggtttgaaaaGGCTCGATCATCTATCTTTCCGGAATTGTAATAGGCTTGAATCGCTTGTGGGGTTGCCGAAAGTACACCAAAGTACAAGTATAGACGGATGCATatcattaagaaaaataaaatatcttcCCCGTGAGCAACGGTCTAGAATGTACGTGGCGCATGACAACTACAATCTAGTTGAGTGGGAGCATTATTACAAGTTAGAGCCTATTGATAGAGTTGATGTGGAAATAATCAAACTTTTGGGCTTGTGCAACTTGGAATCCATGCCAGCTGTTCGAATGTTTAATCCACACACAAGCAGGGATCCAAAGGAGGTCCCCGTCCAG GGACTGTATCAATATGGTATATTCAGCACATTTTTTGCTGGGAACGAGGTTCCAGGCCGGTTCAGCTATAAAAATACCAAGTCCTCGATATCTTTTACAGTAACTTTACTACTTGCTAGTCACAAAATTCGAGGCTTGAACATCTTTGCTACCTATGCAAAGGAGGAGAATTCTAATAAAGATAATTATGATCCTTCTATGCAAATAGTGACCAAAGTGAGTAACAAGAGCAAGGGTCTGAAGTGGATCTATGGCCCAGATTTCTATGGTATCCCAGGTGAcggagaagatatgatatggtTGAGCCATTGGAAGATGGAGAACGAAACAATATTACAATGTGGAGATCAAGTGGTGGTTTCTATAGTGGCCGGGCCAGATAAGTTGTTTCGGATAAAGGAGTTTGGTGTCGAGCTTGTGCAAGAACACCAGAATAATATGATGATAAGTACCCAACACAACACCAAATCAAATCCTAATTACCCATTTGTAATCGGTGGAGATTTGTCCATGTGGGAGCATATACCAAGAATATACTTCCTTGGTTGGATTAAAGAAGCTGTTGAAAACACTAATATCATTCCGCGGAGATTTTTAAATCGCCTCATCATGGACACTGATGAAGAAGACACAG ACAAAGAAGGGCAAGAGGATGAACCTGTTTACACAATTGGAAGGACGAGGGATGCCAGTAACAATTGCGGCCTCGGAGGCTGGAAAGTGCTCCTCACAGCTGCCGGCTTATTTTGCACGCTTGCCCTAGTAGTTCGGTCATCCATCTCCCAGAAAAAGAAGCGACAATAG
- the LOC103402802 gene encoding uncharacterized protein isoform X1 → MFNFSLVCAFPFGLLGLTKACHVVSCRIATFRNKLIDKWQRKTEVTTGAADIKSELHAFNQNISEQVASYIKDPSRMVGQMQMWKLAVAVFGTVPVGENTAKGKVTQSDAGAEVDGDPELLDDFELYQTTHHLLGLLYLKRLSAWL, encoded by the exons ATGTTCAACTTTTCATTAGTGTGTGCATTTCCATTCGGGTTACTTGGTCTAACTAAGGCCTGTCACGTTGTATCTTGTAGAATAGCTACTTTCAGAAACAAATTGATAGACAAATGGCAGAGGAAGACGGAGGTGACCACAGGCGCTGCTGATATTAAAAGCGAGCTGCATGCTTTTAATCAG AATATTAGTGAACAAGTTGCTTCTTATATAAAAGACCCAAGCAGAATGGTTGGGCAGATGCAGATGTGGAAATTAGCAGTTGCTGTATTTGGCACT GTTCCTGTGGGGGAGAACACTGCAAAGGGAAAG GTGACACAGTCTGATGCTGGTGCAGAAGTTGATGGAGACCCTGAACTTTTGGATGACTTTGAGTTATACCAGACGACCCATCATCTTCTG GGGCTTTTATATCTCAAGCGGTTAAGTGCTTGGCTGTGA